Proteins found in one Amycolatopsis aidingensis genomic segment:
- a CDS encoding non-ribosomal peptide synthetase has translation MTLRVRDLFADDADEITAQLAAWNDTARDFPAQVGIHQLIQRQAAEHGERPAVTCAGTTLSYAELDTAAATLAARLAALGVRPGEVVAIALPPSTERIVAVLGVLYAGAAYLPLDLEQPAQRLEFLLADAGADVLITDTAAREEKPHGHTGTTLLLDQPPEDRVRPATFPGSGLPAYVIYTSGSTGRPKGVAVGHRSLVNRLLWMRDQYRVGPEDVILHKTSFGFDVSVWEQLLPLITGARLVITPQQARRDAAAMVRLIRAESVTMLHFVPSLLPAFLDVPDAGQADSLRVAISSGEALPKPVAEEFLRRLPHCALHNLYGPTEATIDVTHWPVEAGDERPFVPIGTPIDNTRMYVLDDNLEPLPVGAEGELCIGGQAVAIGYLGRPGLTAEKFAPDPFGAPGERLYRTGDRARFGPDGVIEYLGRRDGQVKLRGFRIELGEIEAALLESELIRQAAVVLRGPEGARRLVGFVSGRPETTDERERAGTEVLARLSAALPAYQVPSELVWLDTLPLSASGKVDRAALPEVTVTAESSAAPETPTERALARLWAELIGGPEPGVDADFFRTGGDSVSSMRLAARAQGQGIRLEVAHIFNHRTIRGMAAAADAATGKPAAEEPGEETLLAGIDQERLAEVRARPGVVDVYPLAPMQAGMLFRGLYWPDSDAYFNQNVLELVGGADEEALREAWRRVADRYEILRTGFVWEDLAEPLQYVRSDIQPPWTVLDWSGHDPDSHPALLDQLLAEDRDTGLGLDACPLYRLTLVRLGGGRHYLLWSHHHILLDGWCLSLIWGDMFRIYDALARGEDIRLEPCRPYRDYVRWIRARSAQGEDSERFWRNYLLQLSPVPFSEAPADREGLFHTIVHEFSERLTRQVNEAAREHGVTANAITQAAWSMLLGLRTGAEEVVHGLTIAGRPPELAGSETMVGLFINTVPLRIRLDPERTVTELLEAIHHDLAATAAHGYVPLAQIKSWSSGGKLSGERIFDSLVAFENYPEDNLPGEDELSIQVIDRHAQEKTEYPIGLIVLPLERLAFHFNYDTTHFTQDEVTRLIETFQLLMEQLCGRPGARLRELEVLPRRDRALLEQWTGGTGAEPAARSLLELFTRRLATAPHAPAVVDGETVASYAELDTLARALGERLTAAGAGPGDLVGVCLPRSLDYASALLACYRCGAVPVLLDPEHPPARRQVIARDAGLRAVVTTVDPAEFAAWPVLHPAGTVTEPAEPATGGTGSADPSTDACVVYTSGSTGTPKGVLAPQAGMVNRMVWSGTAFPTPEPPRVLATAGTAFDIALWEVFFPLAHGGTVIMAPPEAVLDPDELAESIIAERVTVAHFLPTLLAAFLDGPKAGGCQELRHVLSGGEAVTPALVRAFAESGLPARLHQAYGPAEASISVTHHTCEPGDGHAERVPIGRPIDNTGTHVVDPHLRELPIGCTGELALTGIALGAGYLHDPELTARRFPDSPFGAGRLYRTGDRARWRPDGKLEFLGRNDRQVKIRGHRVEPAEIDRAVEGHPAVRQAVTIARESALTTFAVRRSGAVLDTGELRQWLGERLPDWMIGQLVVLESPPLTSNGKLDQRRLAELADGGAAAGATGSRPPGTELERLIARCWEEVLGVSEIGAHDDFFALGGHSLLVVRLLRTLRANLPEGMRCDVPQILKAPTVAGLAEQLLGPVAGSGSRHIHTLNPDAPGEALFLVHPGEGLALPYQGLAPLLPEWRMHALSNPRFGQREHRFGSLAEMAARYVEWTRTLQPEGPYCLGGWSFGGVVALEMARQMHAHGDIVSDVLLIDSHNLNASAQTGDPRAGIRQRLAELGVAVDSPEGADIAEELLHNGSLAARHVPAGYPGRVWLLAADPDADRAARPRGWDRALLPGLAVQPVPGTHERLFDPEHLPSTAAAIRRALGDAR, from the coding sequence GTGACCCTCCGCGTGCGCGACCTGTTCGCCGACGACGCCGACGAGATCACCGCGCAGCTGGCCGCGTGGAACGACACCGCAAGGGACTTCCCCGCCCAGGTGGGCATCCACCAGCTCATCCAGCGCCAGGCCGCCGAGCACGGCGAGCGGCCCGCGGTCACCTGCGCCGGGACCACCTTGAGCTACGCCGAGCTGGACACGGCGGCGGCCACGCTGGCGGCCCGGCTGGCGGCGCTGGGTGTGCGGCCAGGCGAGGTGGTGGCCATCGCACTGCCGCCGTCCACCGAGCGGATCGTCGCGGTGCTCGGCGTGCTGTACGCGGGCGCCGCCTACCTGCCGCTGGACCTGGAGCAACCGGCCCAGCGGCTGGAGTTCCTGCTCGCCGACGCCGGTGCGGACGTGCTGATCACCGACACCGCCGCGCGGGAGGAGAAACCGCACGGGCACACCGGCACCACCCTGCTGCTGGACCAGCCGCCGGAGGACCGGGTGCGGCCTGCCACGTTCCCCGGCTCCGGCCTGCCCGCGTACGTCATCTACACCTCCGGCTCCACCGGCCGCCCCAAGGGCGTCGCGGTCGGCCACCGCAGCCTGGTCAACCGTCTACTGTGGATGCGCGACCAGTACCGGGTCGGGCCGGAGGACGTGATCCTGCACAAGACCTCCTTCGGGTTCGACGTCTCGGTATGGGAGCAGCTGCTACCGCTCATCACCGGCGCCCGCCTGGTGATCACCCCGCAGCAGGCGCGCAGGGACGCCGCGGCCATGGTGCGGCTGATCCGCGCCGAGTCCGTCACCATGCTGCATTTCGTGCCCTCCCTGCTGCCCGCGTTCCTCGACGTTCCCGATGCCGGGCAGGCGGACTCGCTGCGGGTGGCCATCTCCAGCGGTGAGGCGCTGCCCAAACCGGTGGCCGAGGAGTTCCTGCGCAGGCTGCCGCACTGCGCGCTGCACAACCTCTACGGGCCCACCGAGGCCACCATCGACGTCACCCACTGGCCGGTGGAAGCCGGTGACGAGCGGCCCTTCGTACCGATCGGCACCCCGATCGACAACACCCGGATGTACGTGCTCGACGACAACCTGGAACCGCTGCCGGTCGGCGCGGAGGGTGAGCTGTGCATCGGCGGGCAGGCCGTGGCCATCGGGTACCTCGGGCGGCCGGGACTGACCGCGGAGAAGTTCGCGCCGGACCCGTTCGGTGCGCCCGGCGAGCGGCTGTACCGCACCGGGGACCGGGCCCGGTTCGGGCCGGACGGCGTCATCGAGTACCTGGGCCGCAGGGACGGCCAGGTCAAGCTGCGTGGCTTCCGGATCGAGCTGGGCGAGATCGAGGCCGCCCTGCTGGAGTCGGAGCTGATCCGGCAGGCCGCGGTGGTGCTGCGCGGCCCCGAGGGGGCGCGGCGGCTGGTGGGCTTCGTCTCCGGCCGCCCGGAGACCACGGACGAGCGGGAACGGGCCGGCACCGAGGTGCTGGCCCGGCTGTCCGCCGCCCTGCCCGCCTACCAGGTGCCCAGCGAGCTGGTGTGGCTGGACACCCTGCCGCTGAGCGCATCCGGCAAGGTCGACCGGGCGGCGCTGCCCGAGGTGACGGTGACCGCCGAGTCCTCGGCAGCGCCCGAAACCCCGACCGAGCGGGCGCTGGCGCGGCTGTGGGCTGAGCTGATCGGTGGCCCTGAGCCCGGGGTGGACGCCGACTTCTTCCGCACCGGCGGCGACTCGGTGTCCAGCATGCGGCTCGCCGCGCGGGCACAGGGCCAGGGCATCCGGCTCGAGGTGGCGCATATCTTCAACCACCGCACCATCCGCGGGATGGCCGCCGCCGCGGACGCGGCCACCGGTAAGCCCGCGGCCGAGGAACCGGGCGAGGAGACGCTGCTGGCCGGTATCGACCAGGAGCGGTTGGCGGAGGTGCGGGCCCGGCCCGGTGTGGTCGATGTCTACCCGCTGGCCCCGATGCAGGCCGGAATGTTGTTCCGCGGGCTGTACTGGCCGGACTCCGACGCCTACTTCAACCAGAACGTGCTGGAGCTGGTGGGCGGGGCGGACGAGGAGGCGCTGCGCGAGGCGTGGCGCCGGGTCGCCGACCGGTACGAGATCCTGCGCACCGGCTTCGTCTGGGAGGACCTCGCCGAGCCGTTGCAGTACGTGCGCTCCGACATCCAGCCGCCGTGGACGGTGCTGGACTGGTCCGGCCACGATCCGGACAGCCATCCCGCGCTACTGGACCAGCTGCTGGCCGAGGACCGGGACACCGGGCTGGGCCTCGACGCCTGCCCGCTGTACCGGCTCACCCTGGTCCGGCTCGGCGGCGGCAGGCACTACCTGCTGTGGAGCCACCACCACATCCTGCTCGACGGCTGGTGCCTCTCGCTGATCTGGGGCGATATGTTCCGGATCTACGACGCGCTGGCGCGGGGCGAGGACATCCGGCTCGAACCCTGCCGGCCCTACCGGGACTACGTACGCTGGATCCGCGCCAGGTCCGCGCAGGGTGAGGACTCCGAGCGGTTCTGGCGGAACTACCTGCTGCAGCTGTCCCCCGTGCCGTTCTCCGAGGCCCCGGCCGACCGGGAGGGCCTGTTCCACACCATCGTGCACGAGTTCTCCGAGCGGCTGACCCGGCAGGTCAACGAGGCCGCCCGCGAGCACGGCGTGACCGCCAACGCGATCACCCAGGCGGCCTGGAGCATGCTGCTGGGCCTGCGGACCGGTGCCGAGGAAGTGGTGCACGGCCTGACCATCGCGGGGCGCCCGCCGGAGCTGGCGGGGTCTGAGACCATGGTCGGCCTGTTCATCAACACGGTGCCGCTGCGCATCCGGCTGGACCCGGAGCGCACGGTGACCGAGCTGCTGGAGGCCATCCACCACGACCTTGCCGCCACCGCGGCGCACGGTTACGTGCCCCTCGCCCAGATCAAGTCGTGGAGCAGCGGCGGGAAACTGTCCGGGGAACGGATCTTCGACAGCCTGGTGGCCTTCGAGAACTACCCCGAGGACAACCTGCCCGGCGAGGACGAGCTGAGCATCCAGGTGATCGACCGGCACGCACAGGAGAAGACCGAGTACCCGATCGGCCTGATCGTGCTGCCACTGGAGCGGCTGGCCTTCCACTTCAACTACGACACGACGCATTTCACCCAGGACGAGGTCACCCGGCTGATCGAGACCTTCCAGCTGCTGATGGAGCAGCTCTGCGGCCGGCCCGGCGCGCGGTTGCGCGAGCTGGAGGTGCTGCCGCGGCGGGACCGGGCGCTGCTGGAGCAGTGGACCGGCGGCACCGGTGCGGAGCCCGCGGCGCGCAGCCTGCTGGAGCTGTTCACCCGCAGGCTCGCGACGGCCCCGCATGCCCCGGCGGTGGTGGACGGGGAGACCGTGGCCAGCTACGCCGAGCTGGACACGCTGGCGCGCGCCCTCGGCGAGCGGCTGACCGCGGCCGGGGCGGGCCCCGGCGACCTGGTGGGTGTCTGCCTGCCCCGCTCCCTGGACTACGCCAGCGCCCTGCTGGCCTGCTACCGGTGCGGCGCGGTGCCCGTGCTGCTCGACCCGGAGCACCCGCCTGCGCGGCGGCAGGTGATCGCGCGGGACGCCGGGCTGCGCGCGGTGGTGACCACAGTGGACCCCGCCGAGTTCGCGGCCTGGCCGGTGCTGCACCCGGCGGGCACGGTGACCGAACCGGCGGAGCCTGCCACCGGCGGCACGGGCTCGGCCGACCCGTCCACGGACGCCTGCGTGGTCTACACCTCGGGTTCCACCGGCACCCCGAAGGGGGTACTGGCCCCGCAGGCCGGGATGGTGAACCGGATGGTGTGGTCCGGCACGGCGTTTCCCACCCCGGAGCCGCCACGGGTGCTGGCCACCGCGGGCACCGCCTTCGATATCGCGCTGTGGGAAGTGTTCTTCCCGCTGGCGCACGGCGGCACGGTGATCATGGCCCCGCCCGAGGCCGTGCTCGACCCGGACGAGCTGGCCGAGTCGATCATCGCCGAGCGGGTGACCGTCGCGCATTTCCTGCCGACCCTGCTCGCCGCCTTCCTGGACGGGCCCAAGGCGGGCGGCTGCCAGGAGCTGCGGCACGTGCTCTCCGGCGGGGAGGCGGTGACACCCGCGCTGGTGCGTGCCTTCGCCGAGTCCGGCCTGCCCGCGCGGCTGCACCAGGCCTACGGCCCGGCCGAGGCTTCGATCAGCGTCACCCACCACACCTGCGAGCCGGGGGACGGCCACGCGGAGCGGGTGCCGATCGGGCGGCCGATCGACAACACCGGAACCCATGTGGTGGACCCGCACCTGCGCGAGCTGCCCATCGGCTGCACGGGGGAACTGGCCCTCACCGGTATCGCGCTGGGCGCGGGCTACCTGCACGACCCCGAGCTCACCGCGCGGCGGTTCCCGGACAGCCCGTTCGGCGCGGGTCGGCTCTACCGCACCGGCGACCGCGCCCGCTGGCGGCCGGACGGGAAACTGGAGTTCCTCGGCCGCAACGACCGGCAGGTGAAGATACGCGGGCACCGGGTGGAGCCCGCCGAGATCGACCGTGCGGTGGAGGGCCATCCGGCGGTGCGGCAGGCCGTCACGATCGCCCGCGAGTCCGCGCTCACCACCTTCGCGGTGCGCCGCTCCGGAGCCGTGCTGGACACCGGCGAGCTGCGCCAGTGGCTGGGTGAACGGCTGCCGGACTGGATGATCGGGCAGCTCGTTGTGCTCGAGTCACCGCCGCTGACCAGCAACGGCAAGCTGGACCAGCGCAGGCTGGCCGAGCTGGCGGACGGCGGCGCCGCAGCGGGGGCCACGGGCTCCCGCCCGCCGGGCACCGAGCTGGAACGGCTGATCGCCCGCTGCTGGGAGGAGGTGCTCGGGGTCAGCGAGATCGGGGCGCACGACGACTTCTTCGCCCTCGGCGGGCACTCGCTGCTGGTGGTGCGGCTGCTGCGCACCCTGCGCGCGAACCTGCCGGAGGGGATGCGCTGCGATGTCCCGCAGATCCTCAAGGCGCCCACGGTCGCCGGGCTGGCCGAACAGCTGCTCGGTCCGGTCGCGGGCTCCGGCTCCCGGCATATCCACACCCTGAACCCGGACGCCCCCGGCGAGGCGTTGTTCCTGGTGCACCCCGGCGAGGGCCTGGCGCTGCCATACCAGGGGCTTGCTCCGCTGCTGCCCGAGTGGCGGATGCACGCCCTTTCCAATCCCCGCTTCGGGCAGCGGGAGCATCGCTTCGGCAGCCTCGCCGAGATGGCCGCCCGCTACGTGGAGTGGACGCGCACCCTCCAGCCCGAGGGCCCGTACTGCCTCGGCGGCTGGTCCTTCGGCGGGGTCGTGGCGCTGGAGATGGCCCGGCAGATGCACGCGCACGGCGACATCGTGTCCGATGTGCTGCTCATCGACAGCCACAACCTGAACGCCTCCGCGCAGACCGGCGACCCCAGGGCCGGTATCCGGCAACGGCTGGCCGAACTGGGCGTTGCGGTGGACTCCCCCGAGGGCGCCGATATCGCGGAGGAGCTGCTGCACAACGGATCCCTCGCCGCCAGGCATGTGCCCGCAGGCTATCCGGGCCGGGTATGGCTGCTGGCAGCCGATCCCGATGCCGACCGGGCCGCGCGGCCGCGCGGCTGGGACCGCGCCCTGCTGCCAGGGCTGGCCGTGCAGCCCGTTCCTGGCACCCACGAGCGGCTGTTCGACCCCGAGCACCTGCCCAGCACGGCGGCTGCCATCCGGCGCGCGCTCGGTGATGCCCGATGA
- a CDS encoding methyltransferase domain-containing protein, with product MTAPARTERRSLERAVETFAEGKPYDLFFLSVRGMRLLGRKTEAAFPGPDRPGLPAERLKCGLVEAHMLLGVAEREQVAEDHVAVFYRPLAESEKAELFAEAVADPMADLYHPYAQLGDRIRAAAETEAGGWEVTEELVRELDHAESVLREYVPERLARLGFDGGGRAYDAACSTGAFLAAVGSRFPAIRTIGQDLSAEMVAHARSRVDEVHCGDSISPAIPEGEADLVICRHLNAFVVGTRQAHELFAAAASRCRPGGYLVLLGHTPILISSQWCEMSGLRVLQRSAATPSGHALFQCYILRRD from the coding sequence ATGACCGCCCCGGCACGCACCGAACGGCGCTCGCTGGAGCGGGCGGTGGAGACCTTCGCCGAGGGCAAGCCGTACGACCTGTTCTTCCTCTCCGTGCGCGGGATGCGGCTGCTCGGCCGCAAGACCGAGGCCGCCTTCCCCGGCCCGGACCGCCCCGGCCTGCCTGCCGAGCGGTTGAAGTGCGGCCTGGTCGAGGCGCATATGCTGCTGGGGGTCGCGGAGCGGGAGCAGGTCGCCGAGGACCACGTTGCCGTGTTCTACCGGCCACTGGCCGAGTCCGAGAAGGCCGAACTGTTCGCCGAGGCCGTCGCCGACCCGATGGCCGACCTCTACCATCCCTACGCCCAGCTCGGCGACCGCATCCGTGCGGCGGCCGAGACCGAGGCGGGTGGCTGGGAGGTCACCGAGGAGCTGGTCCGCGAGCTCGACCATGCCGAGTCGGTGCTGCGCGAGTACGTTCCGGAGCGGCTCGCGCGGCTCGGCTTCGACGGTGGCGGCCGCGCCTATGACGCGGCGTGTTCCACCGGGGCGTTCCTGGCCGCCGTCGGCAGCCGGTTTCCCGCGATCCGCACCATCGGGCAGGACCTGAGCGCCGAGATGGTGGCCCACGCCCGGTCCAGGGTGGACGAGGTGCACTGCGGCGACAGCATCAGCCCGGCCATCCCTGAGGGCGAGGCCGATCTGGTGATCTGCAGGCACCTCAACGCCTTCGTGGTCGGCACCCGCCAGGCGCACGAGCTGTTCGCCGCCGCGGCGAGCCGCTGCCGTCCCGGCGGCTATCTCGTGCTGCTCGGGCACACCCCGATCCTGATCAGCAGCCAGTGGTGCGAGATGTCCGGCCTGCGGGTGCTCCAGCGTTCGGCCGCCACACCATCGGGGCACGCGTTGTTCCAGTGCTACATCCTGCGCAGGGACTGA
- a CDS encoding GntP family permease produces MTAAGILAPLAGGLGVDPVLIALAAGSGALFVPHVSSNFFWMFQTCWGSGVVSPCAGCSTGTTRAPMVWRPNAGAPAGRTSRTTGC; encoded by the coding sequence ATCACCGCCGCAGGCATCCTTGCTCCGCTGGCCGGAGGGCTCGGGGTGGACCCGGTGCTGATCGCGCTGGCAGCCGGTTCCGGCGCGCTGTTCGTGCCGCATGTCAGCAGCAACTTCTTCTGGATGTTCCAGACCTGCTGGGGTAGTGGCGTGGTCAGTCCCTGCGCAGGATGTAGCACTGGAACAACGCGTGCCCCGATGGTGTGGCGGCCGAACGCTGGAGCACCCGCAGGCCGGACATCTCGCACCACTGGCTGCTGA
- a CDS encoding LacI family DNA-binding transcriptional regulator → MVRRIAEVAAKVGVSEATVSRVLNGRSGVSENTRTAVLTALDVLGYERPTQLRGERARLVGLVLPELQNPIFPASVEVMGNALAQQGFTPVLCTRTAGGVSEADYVELLLQQHVSGVVFSGGLYAQADAVHDHYHRLHDRGLPTVLINAAVEHLGFPQVSCDDALAVEQAMAHLRSLGHERIGLLLGPADHVPSRRKLEAFRSQLARADGDAATAVVEHGMFSVEGGQAAAGRLLRRGVTAILCASDPLALGAIRAARRQGLSVPEDVSIVGYDDSALMQSVDPPLTTIRQPIESMGQAAVAMLVKQISGAELPAEELLFAPELVVRSSTTRAPKG, encoded by the coding sequence ATGGTGCGTAGAATTGCCGAAGTCGCGGCGAAAGTGGGAGTCAGCGAGGCGACGGTCAGCCGGGTGCTGAACGGGCGGTCGGGGGTCTCCGAGAACACCAGGACCGCCGTGCTGACGGCGCTGGACGTGCTCGGGTACGAGCGCCCGACCCAGCTGCGCGGCGAGCGGGCCCGGCTGGTCGGCCTGGTGCTGCCCGAGTTACAGAACCCGATCTTCCCTGCCTCCGTGGAGGTGATGGGCAACGCCCTGGCCCAGCAGGGTTTCACCCCGGTGCTGTGCACCCGCACGGCGGGCGGCGTCTCCGAGGCCGACTACGTCGAGTTGCTGCTACAGCAGCACGTCTCCGGGGTGGTGTTCTCCGGCGGGCTGTACGCGCAGGCCGATGCCGTGCACGACCACTACCATCGGCTGCACGACCGTGGGTTGCCCACCGTGCTGATCAACGCGGCGGTGGAGCACCTCGGGTTCCCGCAGGTGTCCTGCGATGACGCGCTCGCCGTCGAGCAGGCGATGGCGCACCTGCGCTCGCTGGGGCACGAGCGGATCGGGCTGCTGCTCGGGCCAGCCGACCACGTCCCGTCCCGGCGCAAGCTGGAGGCATTCCGGTCCCAGCTCGCCAGGGCGGACGGCGATGCGGCGACGGCCGTGGTCGAGCACGGCATGTTCTCGGTGGAGGGCGGGCAGGCGGCCGCTGGCAGGCTGCTGCGCCGCGGAGTGACCGCGATCCTGTGCGCCAGCGACCCGCTCGCGCTCGGCGCGATCAGGGCTGCGCGCAGGCAGGGGCTTTCGGTGCCGGAGGACGTCTCCATCGTGGGCTACGACGACTCGGCGCTGATGCAGAGCGTCGATCCGCCGCTGACCACCATCCGGCAGCCCATCGAGTCGATGGGTCAGGCGGCGGTCGCCATGCTGGTCAAGCAGATCAGCGGCGCGGAGCTGCCCGCCGAGGAACTGCTGTTCGCGCCGGAACTGGTGGTCCGCTCCTCCACCACCCGGGCGCCCAAGGGCTGA
- a CDS encoding discoidin domain-containing protein encodes MTAGAACAALAAGLLFAVPAGAEPAAPRPAAPDCANVDAGAEVPFFEIEAECARYQGTVIGPDLTQASLPSEASGRQAVRLSGTGDHVEFTLTEPANSLNLRYSVPDGHSGTLSVYVNGDKLGERLAVTAKYSHLETPFIYGSKIHHFYDESRMLLGRELVAGDRVRVQVDPGDNAGPYTVDLADFEQVREPLPAPGDALPVTGFGATPDDGGDDTAAFRTGIQQARSSGRPLWIPPGRFEIGSALQVDQVTIRGAGPWYSVLHGDNVFNNNHATGGIELRDFAIFGEVTERVDSRPANGFHGVLGTGSTLSNLWIQHTKCGLWLMNGATRDLTVENSRFIDLQADGINFDGNVKNSTIRNNFFRNTGDDAIALWSNGVSDSGDSIVRNTVVQPNLANGIAVYGGENNSVVGNLVRDTNALGGGIHIGNRFNATPLTGTILVEDNTTVRAGALDPNWQFGVGALWFDGRDSAFSGVDIVVRDNRLIDSPYEAIQFIDGSGQGKPMGGVRIEGGSIEGAGTFAVQAQTGGTVTINNLTATGIGVTGSYNCPYPSDRQPLTINGSGNTGWDGTWTDCSSWPEPGSGPPPEPGPEENLALRRPVTASGNVGGYPPSAAVDGNADSYWESINGAFPGTITVDLGRVTEVGRIVLALPPSSAWPARTQTLSVLGSADGQQYTTLADSRGYRFDPATGNTATIQVPASEQRYLRLRVTANTEWPAAQVAEFEVYRE; translated from the coding sequence TTGACTGCCGGAGCCGCCTGCGCGGCGCTGGCCGCCGGACTCCTCTTCGCGGTACCGGCCGGGGCCGAACCCGCGGCACCCCGCCCGGCCGCACCGGACTGTGCCAATGTGGACGCGGGCGCCGAGGTGCCGTTCTTCGAGATCGAGGCCGAGTGCGCGCGGTACCAGGGCACGGTGATCGGTCCCGACCTCACCCAGGCGAGCCTGCCATCCGAGGCATCCGGCAGGCAGGCCGTCCGGCTGTCCGGCACCGGGGACCATGTCGAGTTCACCCTCACCGAGCCCGCGAACTCGTTGAACCTGCGCTACAGCGTGCCGGATGGTCACTCCGGCACCCTTTCGGTGTACGTCAACGGGGACAAGCTCGGCGAGCGGCTCGCGGTCACCGCGAAGTACTCGCACCTGGAGACCCCGTTCATCTACGGCAGCAAGATCCACCATTTCTACGACGAGAGCCGGATGCTGCTCGGGCGGGAGCTGGTCGCAGGCGACCGGGTCCGGGTACAGGTCGACCCCGGGGACAACGCCGGACCGTACACCGTGGACCTCGCGGACTTCGAACAGGTGCGGGAACCGCTTCCGGCCCCGGGGGACGCGCTCCCGGTGACCGGTTTCGGCGCCACTCCCGATGACGGTGGCGACGACACCGCCGCCTTCCGCACGGGCATCCAGCAGGCACGTTCCTCCGGAAGGCCACTGTGGATCCCGCCGGGCCGGTTCGAGATCGGCAGTGCGCTCCAGGTCGACCAGGTCACCATCCGTGGTGCCGGGCCGTGGTACTCGGTGTTGCACGGCGACAACGTGTTCAACAACAACCATGCCACCGGCGGGATCGAGCTGCGTGACTTCGCCATCTTCGGCGAGGTGACCGAGCGGGTCGATTCCCGGCCCGCGAACGGCTTCCACGGCGTGCTCGGCACCGGATCGACGCTGTCCAACCTGTGGATCCAGCACACCAAATGCGGGCTGTGGCTGATGAACGGCGCCACCAGGGACCTCACCGTGGAGAACAGCAGGTTCATCGACCTGCAGGCGGACGGGATCAACTTCGACGGCAACGTGAAGAACTCCACCATCCGCAACAACTTCTTCCGCAACACCGGAGACGACGCGATCGCGCTGTGGTCCAACGGGGTTTCCGACTCCGGGGACAGCATCGTGCGCAACACCGTCGTCCAGCCGAACCTGGCGAACGGGATCGCGGTCTACGGCGGGGAGAACAACTCGGTGGTCGGCAACCTGGTGCGGGACACCAACGCACTCGGCGGCGGGATCCACATCGGCAACCGGTTCAACGCCACCCCGCTGACCGGGACCATCCTGGTCGAGGACAACACCACCGTGCGCGCAGGCGCGCTGGACCCGAACTGGCAGTTCGGCGTCGGGGCGCTGTGGTTCGACGGCCGGGACAGCGCGTTCTCCGGCGTGGACATCGTGGTTCGGGACAACCGGTTGATCGACAGCCCGTACGAGGCGATCCAGTTCATCGACGGCAGCGGGCAGGGCAAGCCGATGGGCGGCGTGCGGATCGAGGGCGGCAGCATCGAGGGCGCGGGCACCTTCGCGGTGCAGGCGCAGACCGGCGGCACCGTCACCATCAACAACCTCACCGCCACCGGCATCGGGGTCACCGGGTCGTACAACTGCCCCTATCCCAGCGACCGGCAACCGTTGACGATCAACGGCAGCGGCAACACCGGCTGGGACGGCACCTGGACCGACTGCTCCAGCTGGCCCGAGCCGGGCTCCGGACCGCCACCGGAGCCGGGGCCGGAGGAGAACCTGGCGCTGCGCAGGCCGGTGACTGCCAGTGGCAACGTCGGCGGCTACCCACCATCCGCCGCGGTGGACGGCAATGCCGACAGCTACTGGGAAAGCATCAATGGCGCCTTCCCAGGGACGATCACGGTGGATCTCGGCCGGGTGACCGAGGTTGGCCGGATCGTGCTCGCCCTGCCGCCATCGTCGGCCTGGCCCGCGCGCACCCAGACGTTGTCGGTACTGGGCAGCGCGGACGGGCAGCAGTACACCACGCTGGCAGATTCGCGGGGATACCGGTTCGACCCGGCGACCGGGAACACGGCAACCATCCAGGTGCCGGCGAGTGAGCAGCGCTACCTGCGGTTGCGGGTCACCGCCAACACCGAGTGGCCTGCCGCGCAGGTGGCGGAGTTCGAGGTCTACCGCGAGTGA